Within the Salvia hispanica cultivar TCC Black 2014 chromosome 4, UniMelb_Shisp_WGS_1.0, whole genome shotgun sequence genome, the region ATGCACTAAAGTCAATATTTCAGTTCCTGGCGCCTGAGTTTAAGGATCTGTTTGACAAAACTCCCGACGAATTTGACTCATTTGAGGAAGTGCTACAGCTCTATGATGGTGCTTCTGCAGTAACTAATGTAACTTTGTTGGAGAAAATTAGACATCACATACCTGTAGAAACGATAAAGGAGCTACTCAGATCAGATGGAGAGAAAACATACAATTTTCCATTGCCACAGGTCATCAAAGGTAATATTAGTGGAAAAGATATGTTGAATATGTAGACATGGGCATgtattaatttaagaaattaagagTCATAACCTTTTACTTAAACTAATTGGTTATTTTCTTCGTGGAGCAGAGGATAAAGATGCATGGCGATCTGATGAAGAATTCGGTAGAGAAATGCTGGCTGGAATCAATCCTGTCGTTATCCAACGCCTCCAGGTAAACAAAGTTTCCTGCTCGTTATCTTTTTTCCTATGAAAAGGGAGCAGCATCGGATATGAAGCTTTGAGTAAACAAAACAGAATGAAACACAAAACACAGAATTTGCTGAATAACTTTCATGTGCTGAACTGCTGATAATgctaaatgaaaatgaaaatgaaaacaaagaaTAACACAGGGTTGTGTTAATCATATTTGTTTAACCTATGAGGTTATAAGTGTTACAAGATCGATTATTAATACGATTCTGCTCACAGGAGTTCCCGCCAACAAGCAAACTAAATCCAGAGCTATATGGAAGGCAATCCAGCAAAATATCAGAAGAGCATATAATACACAATCTAGAAGGCTTGACTGTTGCTGAGGTAAAACTAAATCGAACTTGATTGCATGGATGATTTATATTATCAATCATCGACTTAAGTGATTGGGGTGCTTATACATATAGGCAATCCGGAACAATAAGCTGTACATATTAGATCACCATGACAGCCTGATGCCATACCTGAGGAGGATAAACACTACTGCTGCAAAGACTTATGCAACAAGAACAGTTCTTTTCTTGAAAGAAGATGGAACACTGAGGCCTGTAGCAATTGAATTAAGTTTGCCACATCCAGAAGGAGATCATTATGGTGCAGTAAGTCGCGTATGCACCCCAGCAGAAGATGGAGTTGAAGGTGCCATCTGGCTGTTGGCGAAGGCTTATGTAGCAGTAGATGACTCTGGATATCATCAGCTCATAAGTCACTGGTAAAGTAGTTAACAAAGctgcaaaaacaaaaaaataggcACATCATAATCTTTCATGACTAAAGTTTAGAACCTTTTCTCCTCTTCTCATCTCAGGTTGAACACTCATGCATCAATTGAGCCATTTATTATCGCCACCAACAGACAGCTGAGCGTACTCCACCCAATTCATAAGCTTTTGCAGCCTCACTTCAGAGATACAATGAATATAAATGCACTAGCTCGTCAATCCCTGATATGTGCTGGAGGGTTTGTTGAGATTACAGTTTTTCCAGGAAAATATTCCTTGGAGATGTCATCTATGGTTTACAAGGACTGGGTTTTCCCAGAACAATCACTTCCCGGAGACCTTATAAAGAGGTACATTTAGATTGAATTCTACAATATGATACTATTGTCATAAGATTGCAAATGgtaatagattaaaaaatgcTAAGGCACTGTCAAAATCAATGCTCTTTCATAGCCTTGCATCAGAATTTTGTAAAAGCTCAATGAAAAGAACTCTACAGCTTTCTCAAAGGTTTGAACTTACATCTCTTGCTAACTCTATCTACAAATTTTCAGAGGGGTGGCAATCAAAGACTCTAGCTGCCTGCATGGTGTGCGCTTACTGATACAGGATTATCCTTATGCTGTTGATGGACTCGAGATCTGGGGAACAATCAAAACATGGGTTCAGGACTACTGCAACATTTACTACAAGACTGATGAAATGGTTCAGGAAGATCCTGAGCTTCAGGCATGGTGGACTGAAATACGAGAAAAGGGACACGGAGACAAGAAAGACGAACCCTGGTGGCCAAAAATGCAGTCCCGCGAAGAGCTTATAGAGTCGTGCACCACTATCATATGGGTGGCGTCTGCCCTTCATGCAGCATTAAATTTTGGACAGTACCCTTATGGAGGGTACCTGCCAAATCGTCCGGCTACTAGCCGGAGATTCATTCCAGATCTAGGCACTCCTGAGTATGAAGAAATGAAGTTGAATCCTGAAAAGGCTTACTTGAAAACCATCACTTCCCAGATGCAAAGTGTGCTTGGCATCTCCCTTGTAGAAATTTTATCTAGGCATTCTTCTGATGAGATTTATCTTGGACAGAGAGACTCTCCTGAATGGACAGCAGACACAGAGGCCTGCAAAGCATTCGAAAGGTTTGGGGAACGCTTAAAAGAGGTAGAGCAAAAGTTCATCGATTTGAACAATGACAAGAGGTGGAGGAATAGGTCGGGGCCAGTGAAGATGCCATACACTTTGCTGTACCCTAGCAGTGAGATTGGACTGACAGGCAGGGGAATTCCCAACAGCATCTCTATGTAACTGTTAGTAGCATTTTATTTCCCCAGTCTTGCTTGCTAGGATTTGTCAAATAAGGTTGCAAATGTTATCTGTAAAACTCCTGTTGAACTATATGGCTAGCTTTCAAATTCTGTTTAAAAGGAAAGTGAATATGCATTTGGAAACTATGATTTTGCATGAATCGGCTGTCCTTGTCTCAAGTACAAGGAGACTCGTACAGATCTTTCAATAGTTTTTCCAAGTGATGCAACGTGCTGTAAATGAGGCTTCTTTCTGGGTGAGAATAGTCTCCAGCTACAAACATATTTTTACTCCTTCCCACTTCAATCCAACTACAACCTGCTGGCTTTTTCAGATCTCTCGTTTTCATCATCTTTCTCATCTCCAACACCCCGTCCCATCTAGCATCAGCAGCGTACATATTTGACAAAACCACGTAGTTTCCTATGTCAGTGGTTTCAGTTCTTAAAAGACGT harbors:
- the LOC125221936 gene encoding probable linoleate 9S-lipoxygenase 5, whose protein sequence is MGDKKSKYDEENGCKLKGVVVLIKKNLLGVNDVAASVIDRVDEIRGRKVALRLISTAVDPDSDESCKGKLGKTAHLEDWVTKITPMTAAATYNVTFEWSKEMGYPGAFTIANFHHSEFYLKNLTLEDVPGHGRVHFICNSWVYHAERYSKDRIFFANQTYLPSQTPPPLRGYREEELENLRGTGTGKLEEWDRVYDYDVYNDLGEPDKGPEHERPILGGSTEYPYPRRGRTGRPLLLSDPRIESRIPLYNSLSIYVPRDERFSHLKMSDFVAYALKSIFQFLAPEFKDLFDKTPDEFDSFEEVLQLYDGASAVTNVTLLEKIRHHIPVETIKELLRSDGEKTYNFPLPQVIKEDKDAWRSDEEFGREMLAGINPVVIQRLQEFPPTSKLNPELYGRQSSKISEEHIIHNLEGLTVAEAIRNNKLYILDHHDSLMPYLRRINTTAAKTYATRTVLFLKEDGTLRPVAIELSLPHPEGDHYGAVSRVCTPAEDGVEGAIWLLAKAYVAVDDSGYHQLISHWLNTHASIEPFIIATNRQLSVLHPIHKLLQPHFRDTMNINALARQSLICAGGFVEITVFPGKYSLEMSSMVYKDWVFPEQSLPGDLIKRGVAIKDSSCLHGVRLLIQDYPYAVDGLEIWGTIKTWVQDYCNIYYKTDEMVQEDPELQAWWTEIREKGHGDKKDEPWWPKMQSREELIESCTTIIWVASALHAALNFGQYPYGGYLPNRPATSRRFIPDLGTPEYEEMKLNPEKAYLKTITSQMQSVLGISLVEILSRHSSDEIYLGQRDSPEWTADTEACKAFERFGERLKEVEQKFIDLNNDKRWRNRSGPVKMPYTLLYPSSEIGLTGRGIPNSISM